One genomic segment of Roseofilum reptotaenium CS-1145 includes these proteins:
- a CDS encoding RsmB/NOP family class I SAM-dependent RNA methyltransferase, with protein MSSKLLKQFSDRLWSDPPLRDRFIQAFDQPPPLHPCILWCEDPPSERPFTVEPPQPWQPERVDRLSLGAQPGKHSAHDRGAYYCLDFSSVFAASPLLQLSDIKTAIDVCAAPGGKSLFTWHNLQPDLLLCNEVVGKRLGTLMANLRRCQVANLSEQQVRTSIIATQLDPQLLAQDFSQAFQLVLVDAPCSGQSLLLKQKKVPGCFHKVTLNRNANRQKRIIGNAAQLVAPQGYLLYMTCTYSLEENEQICQWLLKKYPHFQSVPVPHLLDYQSHLTHLPCYRLWPHQGLGAGAFTALFQNQNLGEITAISREDLAAINRL; from the coding sequence ATGTCTTCTAAACTTTTGAAGCAGTTTAGCGATCGCCTCTGGAGCGATCCACCATTGCGAGATCGGTTTATCCAAGCGTTCGATCAGCCACCTCCTTTACATCCCTGTATTCTCTGGTGTGAAGACCCTCCTTCAGAGCGTCCGTTTACCGTGGAACCGCCTCAACCCTGGCAACCGGAGCGGGTGGATCGACTCAGTTTAGGAGCGCAACCGGGAAAACATTCCGCCCACGATCGTGGAGCCTATTATTGTCTGGACTTTTCTTCTGTGTTTGCAGCATCTCCTCTGTTGCAACTTTCCGATATTAAAACGGCGATCGATGTTTGTGCCGCTCCAGGAGGTAAAAGTTTATTCACCTGGCATAATCTGCAACCGGACTTACTGCTGTGCAATGAAGTTGTCGGTAAGCGTCTGGGAACCCTCATGGCTAACTTAAGGCGGTGTCAAGTTGCTAACCTTTCAGAGCAGCAGGTGAGGACAAGCATTATCGCCACCCAACTCGACCCCCAACTGCTTGCCCAAGACTTTTCCCAAGCCTTCCAACTCGTCCTCGTCGATGCCCCCTGTAGCGGTCAATCCCTACTTTTGAAACAGAAAAAAGTCCCCGGATGTTTCCATAAAGTCACCCTGAACCGCAACGCAAACCGGCAAAAACGCATCATCGGCAATGCCGCCCAATTGGTCGCTCCTCAAGGCTATCTTCTCTACATGACTTGCACCTATTCCCTCGAAGAAAATGAGCAAATTTGTCAGTGGTTACTGAAAAAATATCCCCACTTTCAATCCGTCCCTGTTCCCCATCTTCTCGATTACCAATCCCATCTCACTCATCTTCCTTGCTATCGCCTCTGGCCTCACCAAGGGCTAGGCGCAGGTGCATTTACTGCCCTGTTTCAAAACCAGAATTTAGGGGAAATTACAGCGATTTCTAGAGAAGATTTAGCCGCCATTAATCGATTATAG